The Cyprinus carpio isolate SPL01 chromosome A9, ASM1834038v1, whole genome shotgun sequence genome window below encodes:
- the LOC109075317 gene encoding probable ubiquitin carboxyl-terminal hydrolase FAF-X isoform X2: MTATTRGSPVGGNDGQGQAPDGQSQPPLPQNQTSSPNSSNENSPVSPPDDQGQGGSSTPLEEEEPAFPHTELAKLDDMINRPRWVVPVLPKGELEVLLEAAIDLCKKGLDVKCEACQRFFRDGLTISFTKILTDEAVSGWKFEIHRCIINNAHRLVELCVTKLSQDWFPLLELLAMATNPHCKFHIYNGTRPSESVPAGVQLAEDELFARPPDPRSPKGWLVDLVNKFGTLNGFQILHDRFMSGQALNVQIIAALIKPFGQCYEFLTLHTVKKYFLPIIEMVPQFLENLTDEELKKEAKNEAKNDALSMIIKSLKSLASRVPGQEETVKNLEIFRLKMILRLLQISSFNGKMNALNEVNKVISSVSYYTHRHGNPEEEEWLTAERMAEWIQQNNILSIVLRDSLHQPQYVEKLEKILRFVIKEKALTLQDLDNIWAAQAGKHEAIVKNVHDLLAKLAWDFSPEQLDHLFDCFKESWTNASKKQREKLLELIRRLAEDDKDGVMAHKVLNLLWNLAHSDDVPVDIMDQALSAHIKILDYSCSQDRDTQKMQWIDRFIEELRTNDKWVIPALKQIREICSLFGEAPQNLRKKIPINLLKSLEGQTQRSPHVFYRHDLINQLQHNHALVTLVAENLSAYMENMRQFSKEHADFDPQTVRPGSRYSHVQEVQERLNFLRFLLKDGQLWLCAPQAKQIWKCLAENAVFLCDREACFKWYSKLMGDEPDLDPDINKDFFENNVLQLDPSLLTENGMKCFERFFKAVNCREGKLVAKRRAYMMDDLELIGLDYLWRVVIQGSDDIASRAIDLLKEIYTNLGPKLQANQVEIHEDFIQSCFDRLKASYDTLCVLDGDKDSINCARQEAIRMVRVLTVLREYITECDSDYHEERTILPMSRAFRGKHITLVVRFPNQGRQVDDLDIWSHTNDTIGSVRRCILNRIKANSTHTKIELFIGGEIIDPADDRKLIGQLNLKDKTLITAKLTQVSANMPSSPDSSSDSSTGSPGNHGNHFSDGPNPEVESCLPGVIMSLHLRYISFLWQVADLGCNLNMPLLRDGARVLMKLMPPDNTTVENLRAICLDHAKLGENSLSPTLDSRFFGPSPSQVLYLIEVVYALLMPASGTLGEDASDFQYNFLKSGGLPLVLSMLTRNNFLPNADMETRRGAYLNALKIAKLLLTAVGFGHVKSVAEACQPVVEGTIPVSPINQTTHDQALVLQNALQNIPNPSAECMLRNVAIRLAQQISDENFFQASKYIPDICVIRAVQKIVWASGCGSVQHVFSSNEEISKIYEKTNAGNEPDAEDEQVCCEALEVMTLCFALMPTALDALSKEKAWQTFIIDLLLHCQNKSVRQMAQEQFFLMATRCCMGHRPLLFFITLLFTVLGSTAKERAKHAADYFTLLRHLLNYAYNSNINLPNAEVLLNNEIDWLKRIRDEVKRTGEPGVEETILEGHIGVTKELLAFQTPEKKFYIGCEKGGASLIKELMDDFLFPASNVYLQYMKSGEFPTEQAIPVCCTPATINAGFELLVALAVGCVRNLKQIVDTLTDMYYLGCEPLTEWEYLPPVGPRPTKGFVGLKNAGATCYMNSVIQQLYMIPPIRNGILAIEGTGSDVDDDMSGDEKQDNESNVDPRDEVFGYQHQFEDKPSLGKTEDRKEYNIGVLRQLQVIFGHLAASRLQYYVPRGFWKQFRLWGEPVNLREQHDALEFFNSLVDSLDEALKALGHPAMLSKVLGGSFADQKICQGCPHRYECEESFTTLNVDIRNHQNLIDSMEQYVKGDLLEGANAYHCEKCNKKVDTVKRLLIKKFPPVLAIQLKRFDYDWERECAIKFNDYFEFPRELDMEPYTVAGVAKLEGSDVHPENQQVIQQNEPSEPEPPCSSRYRLVGVLVHSGQASGGHYYSYIIQRNGSGCEGERNRWYKFDDGDVTECKMDDDEEMKNQCFGGEYMGEVFDHMMKRMSYRRQKRWWNAYILFYERMDTLDKDSELVKYITELTVTSKPHQVKMPSAIERSVRKQNVQFMHNRMQYSLEYFQFIRKLLTCNSVYLNSPPGQDHLLPEAEEMAMISIQLAARFLFSTGFHTKKIVRGPASDWYDALCILLRHSKNVRYWFAQNVLFAYPNRFSEYLLECPSAEVRGAFSKLIVFIAHFSLQDGPCPSPIASPGPSSQSCDNLSLSEHLFRAILNLLRREVSEHGRHLQQYFSLFVMYANLGLAEKTQLLKLGVPATFMLVALDEGPGPPIKYQYAELGKLYTVVSQLVRCCDVTSRMQSSINGNPPLPNPYGDPNITAPIMPLQQVVVDILFVRTSYVKKIIEDCSNSEDTIKLLRFCCWENPQFSSTVLSELLWQVAYSYTYELRPYLDLLLQILFIEDSWQTHRIHNVLKGIPDDRDGLFDTIQRSKNHYQKRAYQCIKCMVALFSNCSVAYQILQSNGDLKRKWTWAVEWLGDELERRPYTGNTQYTYNNWSPPVQSNETSNGYFLERSHSARMTLAKACELCPEECHLTKHEVVSEEDAGRNPSSTQQLLPGEVTGQQQHTVRLEPDEQEALDEQDTSPPEDTALYPHSPGTKFQQQNNLPHTQPYTGPAAQLVNNPQRPGPRTQENWEPPEEVPPSQTKD, from the exons GTTCAGATCATTGCTGCACTCATTAA GCCTTTTGGACAGTGCTATGAGTTTCTCACTTTGCACACAGTGAAGAAGTACTTCCTTCCCATCATAGAAATGGTTCCCCAGTTTCTAGAAAACCTCACAGATGAGGAATTGAAAAAGGAAGCAAAGAACGAAGCCAAAAACGATGCCCTGTCTATGATAATCAAATCTTTGAAGAGCCTGGCTTCCCGAGTACCAGGACAAGAGGAAACAGTGAAGAATTTAGAGATATTTAGGTTAAAAATGATACTTAG GTTATTGCAGATTTCTTCTTTTAATGGTAAAATGAATGCACTAAATGAAGTGAACAAGGTGATTTCAAGTGTTTCCTACTACACACATCGTCATGGCAATCCTGAAGAGGAAGAGTGGCTGACAGCAGAACGCATGGCA GAATGGATTCAGCAGAACAATATTTTGTCTATTGTGCTGCGAGACAGCCTTCATCAGCCACAATATGTGGAGAAACTGGAGAAGATCCTGCGATTTGTCATCAAAGAAAAGGCCCTAACGCTTCAGGACCTGGACAACATCTGGGCCGCTCAA GCAGGGAAACATGAGGCTATTGTCAAGAATGTTCATGATCTTCTTGCAAAGCTGGCATGGGATTTCTCACCTGAACAGCTGGACCATCTCTTTGACTGCTTCAAG GAGAGCTGGACTAATGCAAgtaaaaagcagagagagaagTTACTGGAATTGATTCGTCGACTGGCAGAGGATGACAAGGATGGTGTGATGGCTCACAAAGTACTCAATCTGCTGTGGAATTTGGCCCATAGTGATGATGTTCCTGTGGATATCATGGACCAGGCTCTTAGTGCTCATATTAAGATTTTGGACTATAGCTGTTCCCAG GACAGGGACACACAGAAGATGCAGTGGATAGACAGATTCATAGAAGAATTAAGAACTAATGACAAATGGGTGATTCCTGCACTGAAGCAAATACGGGAGATCTGTAGCCTCTTTGGAGAAGCCCCCCAGAATTTAAG AAAGAAAATACCTATTAACTTACTAAAGAGCTTAGAGGG TCAAACGCAACGGAGCCCACATGTCTTCTATCGACATGACCTAATCAACCAACTGCAGCACAACCATGCACTGGTCACTCTTGTAGCAGAGAACCTGTCTGCATACATGGAGAATATGAGGCAGTTCTCGAAAG AGCACGCAGACTTTGATCCCCAGACGGTTAGGCCAGGAAGTCGGTATAGTCATGTTCAGGAGGTCCAGGAGCGGCTCAATTTCTTGAG GTTCTTACTGAAAGATGGGCAACTCTGGCTGTGTGCACCTCAGGCTAAGCAGATCTGGAAGTGCCTGGCGGAGAACGCAGTATTCTTGTGTGATCGGGAGGCCTGCTTCAAATGGTACTCCAAACTCATGGGGGACGAACCCGACCTTGATCCTGACATCAACAAGGACTTTTTTGAGAACAACGTACTGCAGCTTGACCCCTCGCTGCTGACAGAGAATGGCATGAAATGTTTTGAACGATTCTTCAAGGCAGTCAACTGCAGGGAGGGCAAGCTGGTGGCAAAACGCCGGGCATACATGATGGATGACTTGGAGCTGATAGGGCTGGATTACCTGTGGAGG gttGTGATTCAAGGAAGTGATGATATTGCTAGCCGAGCAATTGACTTGCTTAAAGAGATTTATACTAACCTTGGACCAAAATTACAAGCCAATCAG GTAGAGATCCATGAGGATTTTATTCAGTCTTGCTTTGACCGGCTCAAAGCCTCCTATGACACTCTGTGTGTGCTGGATGGAGATAAAGACAGCATTAACTGTGCCAGACAGGAGGCCATCCGCATGGTGAGAGTACTGACGGTGCTAAGGGAGTATATAACCGAGTGTGACAGTGACTACCACGAGGAGAGGACCATCCTGCCCATGTCCAGG gcTTTCCGAGGAAAGCATATCACGTTAGTTGTGCGTTTCCCAAACCAAGGCCGACAGGTTGATGATCTGGATATTTGGTCGCATACCAACGACACAATTGGCTCTGTGCGACGCTGCATTCTGAATCGAATAAAGGCCAACAGCACACACACCAAGATTGAGCTGTTCATCGGGGGAGAGATCATTGACCCAGCAGATGACAGGAAGCTAATCGGGCAGCTAAACCTCAAAGATAAAACG ctcATCACAGCCAAGCTCACCCAGGTTAGCGCCAATATGCCTTCCAGTCCAGACAGCTCCTCAGACTCCTCCACTGGTTCCCCTGGGAACCATGGCAATCACTTCAGTGATGGACCAAATCCTGAAGTGGAGAGCTGTCTTCCTGGCGTG ATAATGTCCCTGCACCTGCGCTACATCTCTTTCCTCTGGCAAGTTGCAGATCTGGGCTGTAATCTCAACATGCCTCTCCTCCGGGATGGAGCTCGTGTTTTAATGAAGCTCATGCCTCCAG ATAACACCACAGTGGAAAACCTGCGAGCCATCTGTCTGGATCACGCCAAACTCGGCGAAAACAGCCTTAGCCCCACATTGGATTCACGTTTCTTTGGCCCATCACCATCTCAAGTGCTTTACTTGATAGAG gtgGTGTACGCCTTGCTCATGCCTGCCAGTGGGACATTGGGCGAGGATGCTAGTGACTTCCAGTACAACTTCTTGAAGAGTGGTGGGCTGCCCCTGGTTTTGAGCATGCTGACCAGAAATAACTTCCTGCCAAATGCTGACATGGAGACCCGGCGGGGAGCTTATCTCAACGCACTAAAAATAGCCAAACTGCTGCTCACAGCTGTAGGCTTTGGCCATGTGAAGTCCGTGGCGGAGGCCTGCCAGCCTGTGGTGGAGGGGACTATCCCTGTATCGCCT ATCAACCAGACCACACATGACCAGGCTCTAGTGCTACAGAATGCCTTGCAGAATATCCCCAACCCCTCCGCCGAGTGCATGCTGCGGAACGTGGCCATCCGCCTCGCCCAACAGATCTCAGATGAG AACTTCTTCCAGGCTTCTAAGTACATCCCAGATATCTGCGTCATTCGAGCGGTTCAGAAGATAGTTTGGGCTTCTGGCTGTGGCTCTGTTCAGCACGTCTTCAGTTCTAATGAGGAGATCAGCAAGATCTACGAGAAG ACAAATGCTGGCAATGAGCCGGATGCAGAAGATGAGCAGGTGTGCTGTGAAGCTCTGGAGGTCATGACCCTGTGTTTTGCCCTTATGCCCACTGCACTAGATGCACTTAGCAAAGAAAAGGCCTGGCAGACCTTCATTATAGATCTGCTGCTGCACTGCCAAAACAA GTCTGTTCGTCAAATGGCCCAAGAACAGTTCTTCCTCATGGCCACCAGATGTTGTATGGGCCATAGGCCTCTTCTCTTCTTCATCACCCTCCTCTTCACAGTTTTGGGT agcACTGCAAAAGAGCGGGCAAAGCATGCTGCTGATTACTTCACTCTTCTTAGGCACTTACTCAATTATGCATATAACAGCAACATTAATCTTCCTAATGCAGAAGTTCTCTTAAACAATGAGATTGACTGGTTAAAGCGCATCCGG gatgAAGTGAAGAGGACTGGAGAGCCTGGGGTTGAGGAGACCATTTTGGAAGGTCACATTGGTGTCACAAAAGAGCTGCTAGCATTCCAGACCCCAGAGAAGAAGTTCTACATTGGCTGTGAAAAAGGAGGTGCTAGTCTTATCAAG GAGTTAATGGATGACTTCCTGTTCCCAGCATCTAATGTGTACCTGCAATACATGAAGAGTGGAGAATTCCCCACTGAGCAGGCCATACCTGTGTGTTGCACCCCAGCCACAATCAATGCCGGCTTTGAACTGCTGGTTGCATTAGCTGTCGGATGTGTGCGAAATCTCAAGCAGATTGTGGACACACTAACTGATATGTACTATTTAG GTTGTGAACCACTTACAGAATGGGAATATTTGCCACCAGTTGGTCCAAGGCCCACCAAGGGGTTTGTTGGTCTGAAAAATGCAGGTGCGACTTGCTACATGAACTCAGTGATCCAGCAGCTCTACATGATTCCTCCCATCAGGAATGGCATCCTGGCCATTGAAGGCACGGGCAGTGATGTGGATGATGATATGTCTGGAGACGAGAAGCAAGATAATGAG AGTAATGTGGATCCACGGGATGAGGTGTTTGGCTATCAGCACCAGTTTGAAGACAAACCTTCTCTCGGTAAGACGGAAGACAGGAAGGAATACAACATTGGGGTTCTTCGGCAGTTGCAGGTCATTTTTGGACATTTGGCTGCCTCCAGGTTGCAGTATTACGTGCCTAGGGGATTCTGGAAGCAATTTCG GTTGTGGGGTGAACCTGTCAATCTGAGGGAACAGCATGATGCCCTGGAGTTCTTTAACTCACTGGTAGACAGTTTAGACGAGGCTTTGAAAGCATTGGGTCACCCTGCCATGCTGAGCAAAGTACTGGGTGGCTCTTTTGCTGACCAGAAAATATGTCAGGGCTGTCCTCACAG ATATGAATGTGAGGAATCGTTTACGACGTTGAATGTAGATATCAGAAACCATCAAAATCTAATTGATTCTATGGAGCAGTATGTGAAAGGAGACTTGCTCGAGGGTGCAAATGCCTATCACTGTGAAAAATGCAACAAGAag GTGGACACAGTGAAGCGTTTACTCATTAAGAAGTTTCCTCCGGTGCTGGCCATCCAGCTGAAACGCTTTGATTATGACTGGGAACGAGAATGTGCTATCAAGTTCAATGATTACTTTGAGTTCCCACGGGAGTTAGACATGGAGCCCTATACAGTAGCTGGAGTAGCTAAGCTGGAGGGGTCTGATGTGCACCCAGAGAACCAG CAGGTGATTCAGCAGAATGAGCCGTCGGAGCCGGAACCCCCCTGCAGCTCTCGCTATCGTTTGGTGGGAGTTCTGGTCCACTCAGGCCAGGCTAGTGGAGGTCATTATTACTCCTACATCATTCAGAGGAACGGCAGTGGTTGTGAGGGAGAAAGGAACCGTTGGTACAAGTTTGACGATGGTGATGTCACTGAATGCAAGATGGACGATGACGAGGAGATGAAGAACCAGTGCTTTGGTGGAGAGTACATGGGTGAGGTCTTTGACCACATGATGAAACGCATGTCCTACAGGCGACAGAAGCGCTGGTGGAACGCCTACATTCTCTTTTATGAGCGAATGGACACATTAGACAAGGACAGTGAGCTAGTTAAATACATCACTGAGCTGACAGTGACCAGCAAACCTCACCAGGTGAAGATGCCCTCTGCTATTGAACGCAGTGTGCgcaaacaaaatgtgcagtttaTGCACAACCGTATGCAGTACAGCTTGGAGTACTTCCAGTTTATCAGGAAATTGCTGACCTGTAACAGTGTCTACTTGAATTCACCGCCAG GTCAAGACCACCTTTTGCCTGAAGCAGAAGAAATGGCTATGATTAGTATACAGCTCGCTGCTAGATTTCTCTTCAGCACTGGGTTCCACACAAAGAAAATCGTCCGTGGCCCTGCTAGTGATTG gtATGATGCTCTGTGCATCTTGCTACGACACAGTAAGAATGTGCGTTACTGGTTTGCACAGAACGTCCTCTTTGCATATCCGAACCGCTTCTCCGAGTACCTGCTTGAGTGTCCCAGTGCAGAGGTTCGAGGGGCCTTCTCCAAACTCATTGTATTTATTGCACATTTCTCCCTGCAAGATGGACCCTGCCCTTCACCGATTGCCTCACCTGGACCTTCAAGTCAG AGCTGTGATAATTTGAGTTTGAGTGAGCACTTGTTCCGTGCCATACTTAATCTGCTGAGAAGGGAAGTGTCTGAGCATGGCCGTCACCTGCAGCAGTACTTCAGCCTTTTTGTCATGTATGCCAACCTTG GCTTGGCAGAGAAGACGCAGCTGTTGAAGCTTGGGGTACCAGCTACCTTCATGCTTGTGGCTTTGGATGAGGGCCCTGGGCCTCCTATTAAGTACCAGTATGCTGAGCTTGGAAAGCTCTATACTGTCGTCTCACAGCTGGTTCGCTGCTGTGATGTGACGTCACGTATGCAGTCCTCAATTAATG GAAACCCTCCCCTGCCGAACCCATATGGTGACCCCAACATCACCGCACCCATCATGCCTCTGCAGCAGGTGGTGGTGGACATCCTGTTTGTGCGTACCAGTTATGTGAAGAAGATTATTGAGGACTGCAGTAACTCCGAGGACACTATCAAACTGCTGCGATTTTGCTGTTGGGAAAACCCTCAGTTTTCCTCCACTGTGCTGAGTGAACTACTGTGGCAG GTGGCATATTCATACACGTATGAGTTAAGGCCTTACCTGGACTTGCTCCTTCAGATTTTGTTTATTGAGGACTCGTGGCAGACTCACAG gatccaCAATGTGCTGAAGGGAATCCCTGATGACCGTGATGGGCTTTTTGACACCATTCAGCGCTCCAAAAATCACTACCAAAAGAGAGCTTATCAGTGCATCAAATGCATGGTGGCTCTTTTCAGCAACTGCTCAGTGGCCTATCAGATTCTCCAG AGTAATGGCGATTTAAAGAGGAAGTGGACCTGGGCAGTGGAGTGGCTCGGTGACGAGCTGGAACGTAGACCGTACACTGGCAATACCCAGTACACGTATAATAACTGGTCCCCTCCTGTTCAGAGCAATGAGACTTCTAATGGATACTTCCTGGAGCGCTCCCACAGTGCGCGTATGACTTTAGCCAAGGCCTGTGAGTTGTGCCCAGAAGAG TGTCACTTAACGAAGCACGAGGTGGTATCTGAAGAGGACGCTGGCCGGAATCCGTCCTCGACACAGCAACTTTTGCCAGGGGAAGTGACAGGCCAACAACAGCACACCGTAAGACTT gAGCCTGATGAGCAGGAGGCCCTTGATGAGCAGGACACCTCTCCTCCAGAGGACACTGCTCTATACCCTCACTCTCCAGGCACAAAGTTTCAGCAG CAGAATAACCTCCCGCATACGCAGCCGTACACTGGCCCCGCAGCACAGCTCGTCAACAACCCTCAGCGTCCAGGCCCACGAACACAAGAGAACTGGGAGCCCCCTGAGGAGGTGCCGCCCAGTCAGACTAAAGACTAA